TGACCTGTGACGCGTTGGTCCAAGTGGCGGTGACGGGGTTCTGCCGCGTGACTGCGGCCACGGTGGGCGCGGGCGGCCCGGAGGAGAGAATGGCAATCTGGTCCACATTGACGGGGCCGGTAAGGCTGCCGCCGTTGTCCGGAAAGTCAAACCGGAACTGCTGGATGTAGGTCGTGCCGGTCCAGTTGGCGCCCGTGGTGGCCAGGTTCAGCCAGTACTCGCTGACCTGCGTGTCGCCCGGGTTGATCGGGTAGTTCCCCTGGTGCCCGCCCGTGAAATCCGCCACAAGATCACTGTCCCAGAAGAGGATGGCGCCGGTGGCGGTGGTGCCGTTCTGGGCGCGGACCTTCAGCCAGGAGCCCTGGGCGCGGGGCAGCGCCATCATCGGCGAGCCGATCATCGGGTCCGAGGCGGCGGCGGCGGTGGTGTACTGCATCTGTCCGCCGGACTGGGTGGGGCCGCTGGCGATCTGGTTCATCGCGGTCCAGCCCTCGACATTTCCGGCACCGTTGAAGTCCCAGGTGCTCTTCATGGCGGCGGTCGCCGAGTACAGGCAGGCGATGTCGCCCGCGCTCAGGACGCGTGCATAAATGCCGATGTCGTCCAGGCCGCCGTTCCAGTAACTGCTGGCCCACTGCATCTGCCGGCCGATGGTCGTGGTGCTGGTGTTGGTGATGGGCGCGGTGCCCGGCGAGCCCACAGACACCGTGGTCGTCGCCGCCTGGGCTCCGTCCACATAGATGGTGAAGTCCCCGTTCACGATGGTGCCGCTGGCCCGGGAGAATATGCCCACCACATGGTGCCAGTTGTTGTCGTTGTAGGCGGTGTTGGTGTAGACGCCGAAACCCACACCCGAAGTGTCCAGACCAAAAAAGATGCGGCCTGCGGGAACGCCGAAACCGGTGCCCATGCTCAGGGTCAGACTTCTGTCAGCATCCGCACCCCGCGCGGAAACGATGGTCCTGCCGTTGGTGTCGGCGGAATTGCTGCGGAACCACGCGGAAATGGAATAGGCGGTGATGCCGCTTCCCTGCTGGTAGGGGGTGGTGACATACTGGCTGGTGCCGTTGAAACTGTACGCCTGGTTGGCGACGCTGTTCCGGTCGGCGCCCAATGTCGGCGCTCCCTGGAGCGTGCCGTTTCTTCCCGTCCTGCCGCTCAGGTCGTTGGCATTGCCATTAAACGGGTAAAAGACCTGCGGGCTTTCCGCGACGGCCAGCCCGCACACCAGCACGGCCACTGCGGCGACCGCCCACAGGCGGATGGTTGGCCCCCTCCGGGAAAAATTCCTGCTGCATTCCATTGCCTTGTCCTCCTTGATTGTATGACGCAATGTTCCAGCCGTCATGCCCCCGCGGGGAAGCCGGGCGGCGTTCGACAATAAACGAGTGAAGACACCCTTCACACGGACATGCCCATTCAATTGGACGGCCGTTTTTCAGGGAGCCGGGCACACCCAGGTCTCCCGAGCAGCCGCAATGCTTTTCTGCCTTCAATTACGGTAGCACCAGCCCGAAAAATAGTCAAGGAAAATCCGCCTGCGTCGGCGGCGGCCCGCCCCGAATCGCGTCCCATGTGTTAAGATTGGCGGGATGATGATGGTGTTTTCCGGGGCGGTTTCCCTGTCCAGAACGCGGTTCCGGGAAGGAATGCCCCCATTTTTTGTGTTAAGCGATGTCCACACACGGGAGAACACGCCAACATGCCCCCCAGGGACGACACCCTGCTGGTCACCGAGATTTTTTACAGCATCCAGGGGGAATCCACCCGGGCTGGGTTGCCCTGTGTCTTTGTGCGCCTTGCACGGTGCAACCTGCGCTGCCGGTGGTGCGACACGGAATACAGTTTCAAGGGCGGCGACAGGATGACCCTCGACGCGGTTCTGGCCAAGGTGGGCGGGTGGGACTGCGGCCTGGTGGAGATCACGGGCGGGGAGCCCCTGGCGCAAAAGAACTGCCCGGCCCTTGCGGCGCGCCTGCTGGACGCGGGAAAGACCGTGCTGGTGGAGACCGGCGGTTCCCTGCCGATTGACACGCTGCCGCCGGGGGTGGTCCGCATCATGGACCTGAAATGCCCGGACAGCGGCATGTGCGCCCGGAATTACTGGCCGAATGTGGATGTTTTGGACCCGGCGCGGGACGAGGTGAAGTTTGTCATCGCAAGCCGCGGGGACTATGAATGGAGCCGTGACATCCTGCGCAAGTATAATCTGGCGGCGCGCTGCCGCGCCGTGCTGATGTCGCCGGTGCGGGACGCCGTGCCTTTCGACGCGCTGGCCGCCTGGATGCTGGAGGACGGCCTGCCCGCGCGTTTTCAGGCGCAACTGCACAAAATCATCTGGGCGCCGGACCGGCGCGGAGTGTGACCTTTTGAGAGCCCACATCGTCAAGGCGATTTTTTTTGAGGCGGCGCGGCGTGTGCGCCGGACTCCGGACGCGCCCCCGCAGCTCACCGGGCACAGTTACAAGGTGGAACTGCTGGCGGGGGGCGAAGTGGACCCCGAACTCGGCTGGGTGGTGGACTACGGCGACATGAAGGCGCTGTTCGAGCCGGTGCGCCGCCAGTTGGACCACCGCTGCCTGGACGACATCCCCGCCCTGGGCGGGGACACCTCGCCGGAAAACATCGCCCGGTGGATAGGCGAACAGTTGCGGCCCTGGCCGGCGTGGTTCGAGGGGGTGCGCGTGTCCGTGCTGGGCGAGGGCGTCTTTGCGCCCGCGCTGCTGCCCGCCAACCCCTTCGAGGGGCTGCCGGAGCGTTTCGGCTTCTCCTTCGCCGCCGCCCAGTCCCTGCCCCAGTTGCCGCCGTCGCACCCCTGCCACCACCTCCACGGCCACACCTACCAGGCGGAAGTCGCCGGAGCGGATTTTGACGCGCTGGAAAAGAGCCTGGAGCCGCTCCACGCCGCGCTGCATGACCGGCACATCAACACTGTGCCGGGGCTGGAGCAGGCCACCTGCGAGCGGATTTGCCGCTGGATGTGGCGATTCCTGGAGGGGCGCGGGGCGCGCCCGACCCTGGTGGTGGTGCAGGAGACACCAAACAACCGCTGCCTCTACCTGGGCGAATAGCGGGAAAGGAACAACATGAACGAGCGGCCCGCGGCCCGTGACCAGTTCAGGGCGCTGGACAAATCCATCCCCTTCTGCGGACCCGAGGCGATAGATGCGGCCTGCCTCGAGTGCTTCGCCTACGAGTACGCGGACACCCCCCACGGCGCGGCCATGGAAATCGTCACCACCACGGACGAGTTCACCTCGGTGTGCCCCTTTTCGGGCCTGCCCGATTTCGCCAGAATCACCGTCCGCTACGTGCCGGACCGCCTCTGCCTCGAACTGCGCTCGCTGAAGTATTATCTGCTGTCCTACCGGAATGTCGGCATCTGGTACGAGCATCTGGTGAACCGGATGCTGGAGGACCTGGCGGCGGCCTGCGCGCCGCGCCGGATGACCGTCGAGATTGCCTGCAACCCGCGCGGCGGGCTGGGCAGCACGGTGACCGCGTCCTATGACCGGGACACCATGGGTCCGCCGGCCTCCTTGAAAACGGCGGGGGGCGGCTGAAACCGGGACGCCCCGCAACGGGTCTTCACAGGGGCGCGCCCCGCCATGGGGACGCGTCTTTTGAGAGGGACCAACAAAGGAGTCGGGCCATGCGCGATTTTCGTTTCAGAATGATCCTGGCGGGGCTGACACTCTCCGCCGCCCTGCTGTGCGGTTCGGTTGCCTGGGCGCAGCCGCCGGAGTTCACCAACCGCCAGATCAGCATCATTGAGGACGCGGTCCCCCAACTGCTGGACCAGGAGGGGGCGGGACGCCTGTACCAGGCGGGCGAGCACCTGGTGCTGGTGATGGAGGGCACCCCGGCCGAGATGGGCTTCCAGCACGGCCGCCTGCTGGCGCAGAAAATCCGCCACATCATCAAAGAGGGCTACATGCCCAAGGCCCTGGACGGGCGCGGCTACACCCCGGAGTACACCCGCGCGCAGTCGGAGCGGATGGAAAAGCACTTCCCCCCGGAAATCAGGGAGGAGATGGAGGCCATTGCGGCGGGCTGCAAGGCCGCCGGGGTGGAGGACATCACCTATGAGGACGTGCGGCTGGGCGTGACCCAGGCGGAAATCCAGCATTTCCCGCCGGACAGCCCGCCCTCCTGCTCGAATTTCGCCTGCTGGGGCAAATGGACCACGGACGGGCGCCTGCTGCACGGGCGCAATCTGGACTGGAGCATCAAGGGCGGCGCCCAGGACGACGCGGTCATCATGATTTGGCGGCCCAAGGGCGGCATCCCCTTCATGATGCCCGGCTGGGCCGGGGGCGCCGGCAGCGTGAGCGGCATGAACGCGCGCGGGATCACCCTGGGCGAGATGACCCTGCCCTCGCCGGACGCCACCTTTGACGGGCTGCCCCTCATGCTCCAGATGCGCCTGGTGCTGGAGAAGGCGGAGCATCTGGACGACGCGGTGAAAATGTTCGAGAACTTCCCCCGGACCTCAGGCTGGAATTTTATCATCGGCGACGCGAAAATCCCCGACGGGCGCGCGCTGGAGACGGACGCAAAACACTGCACGGTCTTCAAGCCAATGGATGAAAAAGAGACCGCGGCCACGGGGCACTGGGGCATGGTGGACAGCGTGCGCCGGACCAACCACCCCATCGGCATGGACCAACTGGTCCGGCTGGGCAAAACCTACGGCGAGCGCTTTGGCCTCACGGTGGAGAATGCGGACCAGGTGACCATGCTGGTCCCCCTGCTCCAGACGCAGGACAGTTGGCAGCGCTACGAGTGGCTCAGCCGCCGCATCGAGGACCTGCCCGGCAAGATTGACGTGCCCGAGGCGGTGAAAATTCTCTCCACCGGCCCCGTGTACTGCGATGTGACCCTGCATGCCTGGGTCTTCGACCCGGTGAAGAACGCCGCCTATGTCGCCAACGCCGGGGGCAACCCGCCCGTAACGGCCACCGACAGACCCTTCACCAAAATTGACCTGACGGACTGGATGAAGTAGCCGCCCCCAAAAGAACACGCGCCGCGGAACCGTAACGGAACCGCGGCGCGTTCGTTTTCTTCAGTGAACTCCGCTTATTACTTGCCCATCGGCTCGATGTGGATGTTCCTGAACTCGATGGGCGTGCCCTCGCTCTGGAGGCCGATGAAGCCGGAAGTGACGGTGCATCCCGTGGCGCGGTTCTGAAGCGTGCCGTTGATGTAAAGCTCGATGGTGTCGCCCTTGCAGACGACCTTGTACTGGTTCCACTCCCCCAGGGGCTTCTCGCTGGACGCCTCCCCTTTCACCACCCGCCGGTCGTCCTTGTTGACGTGCTCGGTGAAGGTGGTCCCGCCGATGATCCAGATATCCCCCGCGTGCCCGCTCTGGAGCTGCCCCTCGATGGACTTCGGCCACACCTCGTCCTTGTCCTGCACATGAATGAGCACACCGCTGTTCCCGCCGCCGGCGGGCCAGCGCCACTCAAAAGACAGGGTGTAGTCTGAATAGGTCTCCGTGGTGCGCAGGTAACCCGCCGGACTGCCCGTGCAGCGAATCACGCCGTCCCTCACGGACCAGGTGTTGAAGGGGTCCGCCCCCTTGTCGGGCAAAAACAGTTTCCATCCGGTGAAATCAGCGTCGTTGAACAGGGTGATTCGGTGCTGCTGCTGTGCGGCATCTTCGGCGGCCACGGCGGCCGCCGAAAGCAGCGCGGCGGCCAGAAGCGCAAAAACAAGGTGTTTCATGACGGCACTCCTCATGGATTGGCCATCCCATGTGAACCCGGCAGACCTTCCGGAGATTCCCGGCGGGGCTCCGGAAACGCCTGGCTGGCTCCAGCATACACCCGGGCGGCGCGCCGGTCCAGCCGCCCGCCATGCGGGCTGGGCAAACGCGTCTATTACCGCTCTCGCCATCATCCCGCTTTATCTTGCTCTTTATCTTGCTCCTGCTCTTGCTCGAATCCTGTTTCAGCGAGGACCGTAACAGGCCTTTTTACCATGAAAAACTCACGGCGCATCAAAAGGGCGTGAAATTGCCCCGCAGTGGAAAGGCCGTTCAAGATGACTGGGCGCGCACCGGCAGCCAGGGAGGAGTGGCGGGTACGGAAGACCCGTTTCCTTTGGGGATTGGGAGCAAGAGCAGGAGCAAGATAAAGAGCAAGAGAAGACGCCCACGCCAACCGGCCTGCGTGTCACATCGCCGCAGTTTTAGACGCGTTTGCCCCGCCATGCGGGCTGGGTGGCTTCTATTCCGGGGACTCCTCCGCCACTTTCGCCGTATGAAGGCGCCGGCCGGTGAGATTTCCAAAAAAATTCGCGGCCCAATGCTGGAAATCGTCCAGCATGGTGAAAAATATGGGCACAATGACCAGGGTGAGCAGGGTGCCCGCGGTAAGCCCGCCGATGAGCGCCTGGCCCAGGCCCGCAAAGGTGGAGGCGCCGCCGGTCTTGGCCATGGCCAGGGGCACCAGCCCGAGGACCGTGGTCATGGCGGTCATCATGACGGGGCGGAACCGGTCCACCCCGGCCTGCACAATGGCCTCGGTGCGGTTCCCCTTTTCCCGGTAGAGCCGGTTGATGTGGTCCACAATGACAATGCCGTTGTTGACGATGACCCCCGCCATGAGGATGCAGCCGATGAGGGTGATCTGGTCGAACTGGTTGCCCATGTAGGCCAGCATCCACACCGCTCCGCCGAGGGCCATGGGCACGGTGGTGAGGATGGACAGGGGCAGCAGGTAGGACTCGAAGAGCGCCGCCATGACGAGGTAGATGAGAATGATCGCCATGGCCAGGGTGGAGGCGAAATTGAAGATGTTCGCCTCGATGTCCTCGAGCTCCTCGCCGAAGTCCACGGTGTAGCCCGGGGGAAGGTCCAGATAGTCCACGGCGGCCTGGAGGTCGCCGCGGACCTGGCTGAGGTTTTTCGTGCTGAGCTTGGCCGAGACTGTGACGACGTTTTTGCCGTTGATGCGGCGGATCGAGGTGGGGCTCAGCGCCTTGTTGTAGTCCGTCAACTGCTGGAGGGGGACCAGTTTCCCCGTGATGCCCGGCACGGTCACGTTCTCGAGGTTGGCCTGGGACTTGCGGTCCTCCTCGCGGAACTGGGCCCACACGGGCACCTCGCGGCGTCCCTGCTTCATGTAGGGCATGCGCGCCCCGCGCAGGGCGGCGTCCACGGTCTGCGCGATGATCATGGGGCTGACCCCGGCCTGCTGGGCGAGCGCCTCGTCTATCTTCACCTGCATCTCCTGCACGCCGCGCTCGATGTTCGTGACCGGGTCCGAGACGTTCTCCATCAGGCCCATGACCCGCTTGAGCCGCTCGGCGTACTGCTCCAGCATCTCGCCGTTGTCACCCCGCAGAAAGAGGCTGATGGTCTCGCCCGACTCCGCCTGCCCGGCGTCGGCCATGGAAAACCGAAGCTCCACGCCGGGCACCCGTTTCGGGATGACCTGCGAGAGTATCTGCATGACCTGCTCCGTCTGGTAGGGCGGGTTCAGCCCAAGGGGGCCGTCGTCCTCGGTGTGCAGGTACACCTCGATGAAGCCGCTGACCGCGCCGTGCAGGGTGAGCACCTTCTTGATGGCGAGGGCCTCCCGGAGGCTGTCAACCTGCTCCTCCACCTGGTGGAACAGCGCGCGGGCCGTCTCCATGTCATAATTCTGGTCCATGACGAGGTCAATGCGGACCTCGCGGGTGTCCAGTTTGGGCATCTCGCGCATCCCCACATGCTGCATGGGCCCGTAGTAGGTGGCGTACATGGCCGCCCCGAGCAGGAACAGGCACACGACGCGGCGGCGGAGTGCCAGGGCCATCAGCGACGCGTACATGTCAATGACCCATTTCACCGGATGCAGGGAGCCGAGGAAATGGACCAGACCGGTGGCGGGCCGGGGCTCCACCGCCTTTTCGGGACGGCGGCGCAGCCGGTGGGACATGGCCTGGAACATGTTGCTGTGGCGGTGCGGCCGCAGGCGCGACATGATGAGCGGAACCAGGGTCAGCGCGACGATCAGGCTGCCGAAAAGGGAAATGATGAGGGGGCCGCCCAACTGCTCCATGAACACGGACATGCGGCCCGCCTCCATATAGAGCATGGGAACAAAGACAACGATGGTCGTCATGGTGGAGGCGAAGATGGCGAGGCCCACCTCGGTGGCGCCGTCCACCGCCGCATCCTTCATGGACGCGCCCTGCTGGCCGTGGCGGATGATGTTCTCCACAACGACGATGGCGTTGTCCACCAGCATGCCCACGGCGATAATCATCGAAACCATGGTCACGATGTTCAGCGACATGCCCGAGAAAAACATGAAGACGACGGCCACGAGCAGCGAGGTGGGGATGGCGGAGGCCACAATGATGGTGGGGACAATGCGGTGCAGGAAGAAAAAGAGCACGGCGATGGCCATGGCGGAGCCGTAGAGGCCCTGCTTGAAGAGGTTGCTCAGCGCGCGGTTGATAAGGTCAGACTGGTCGAAAAAGACGTGCGCGACCGTGCCGGAGAACATGGGCTCGGCCAGGATGCGCTGGAGTTCCGCGTGGACCTTCTCGCAGGTGGAGACGGTGTTGGCCTCGGACTCCTTGATGACCAGCATGACCATGCCGCCCGCCCCGTCCAGGGCCACATACTGCTCCTCGTCGCGGGACTGATACCCCACCTCGGCCACGTCCCGGAGCCGCAGCCCGTTGGGGCCGACCACCAGCGCCTCGATGTCCTCGATGCGGCGGTACTCGCCCATGAGGCGGGTGTAGTGCTTGCGCCCGCCGTCCTCGAGCTCGCCGACGGAGAGGCTGATGCTGTTCTCGCGCAGGGACTGGATGATCTGGGCCAGGTTCAGGTTCATGGCGCGCAGGTTGTCCTGGCTGAACTCGATGAGCACCTCCTTGGGCTGGATCGGCGAGAGAATCTCCACCTTGGCCACGCCCTCGATCCGGCTGAGGCGGGGCTCGGCGATGGTGCGAATCAGGTGGGCAAACTGCTCCTGGTCCCCGTCGCGGAACACGCCGAAGGCCATCACGGGGATGGACCCGGAGCTGAACCGCTGGATGAGCATCTTGTCCGCCTCGTCCGGCAGGACCAGTTTCAGCCGCTCGAGGCGGTCGCGCACGTCCGCCGTGGCGATGGTCATGTCCGTGTCCAGGCTGAACAGGAGCCCCACCTCGCAGCCGCTGCTGGTCGAGGTGGTGCGGATGCGGCGCACGCCCGGGATGGTGCGGAGCTCGCCCTCGACGGGAATGGCTATCTGCTGCTCCACCTGCGAGGGGGACGCCCCGGGGTAGGCGATGAAGACCCCGATGAAGGGGCGGTCCACGCGGGGCAGAAAGTTCAGGGGCATCCTGTTCCACGAAATCACACCGAGGGCCAGCATGCTCATGCTCAGCATGAGCACGGTCACCGGACGCCTCAGCGCGAACGTGGGCAGGGAAAAGTTCATTTTTTGGGGGCTCTCCCGCCGAACAGGTCGTACACCATCGGGATGATGTACAGGGTGAGAAGGGTCGAGGCACTGAGGCCCGCCATCACCGTGATGGCCATGGGGCGGCGCATCTCGGCGCCCTCGCCGGTGGCGGCAAGCATGGGCAGCAGGCCGAGCACGGTCGTCAGCGTCGTCATCAAAATCGGGCGCAGCCGGACCGTGCCCGCCATCACAATGGCGTCGCGCTTGGACATGCCCCGCGCGCGGAGCTGGTTGATGTAGTCCACCAGCACGATGGCGTTGTTCACCACGATGCCCGCCAGCACGATGCCGCCCAGGAACACCATGATGCTCAGGCTGGTGCCCGTGTAGTCCAGGGCGTAGACCACGCCCACGAAGGCCAGGGGGATGCTGAACATCACCAGGGCCGGATGAATCACGGACTCGAACTGGCACGCCATGACGACATACACCAGGAAAATGGCGAGGAGCAGCGCGAAGCGGAGGCTTTCATAGGCCGTGTTCAACTCGCGGTTTTGGCCGCCCTGTGCAAAATAAAAGTCGTCGGGCCGGTCCACGGACCGGACCGCGTCGTCTATGTCGCGCGAGACGGCGCCCAAATCACGCCCCTCGACGTTGGCGTAAATGACCACAACCTGTTTCTGGTCCACGCGGCGCACCTCGCTGGGACCCTCGCGGACGGTGATGCTGGCGACATCGGAAAGCGGGATGGGCACAAAGCCGTCGGCGATGGAGAGGCGGCGCAAATCCTCCACGCTGCTGAGCAGGGCGCGGTCGGTGCGGACGCGGATGTCCACCTTCTCCCCGGCGCGGCTGAAGCGGGTGGCCACGTCCCCCTGCACCTCGGTGCGGAGCCGCTGGGCTATCTGGCCCGGGGAGACTCCCCGCGCCGCGAGCAGCTCGCGGTCAAGCTCGATGATCACCTCGGGATAGCCGGACTTCATGCTCAGCTCGGTGTCCTTGACGCCGGGAATCTTGGAGATCACCTCGATGGCGCGGCCCCCCACGCGGCGCAGCTCCGCCAGGTCGTCGCCGACCACATGCAGCTCGATGGCCGTCTTGAAGCTGAAAAGGCTGGGCAGGGTGAAGGTGATTTGCTCGTCCGTGCGCGCGGTCATCACCTTCGCGCGCAGCTCCTCGGTGATCCGGTCCTGGAAGGCCGCAGTCTCGTCGGGGTTCTTCAGCAGCACGTTGAAATTGGCGATGTTCTCGCCCCGGTTCGCCTCGGTGCTGGATTTCTCCTGGCCTATCTCCACCGTGACGGTGTCCACCTCGGGCGCGGACCGGAGAATCTCCTCGAAGCGCCGCGCCCGCGCCTCCATGTCCGCCAGCCGGGTGCCCGCGCGCGCCTCGACCCGCATGCCGAACTCGCCCTGCTTCATCGGGGGAATCAGCTCGCGGCCCAGCCGCGCGCCGACCGACCCGGCGTGCACCGCCAGGACCAGGGACAGCAGCAGGAACACCGCGCTGAAGCGCAGGGCGTGCCGCAACGAAACCGCGTAGCCGGCGCGCAGACCGTTGAAGGCCTTTTCAAAGAGGAAGAGCGCGGGCCACAGGATTATCATCAGCAGCAGGCGCGCGAGGAGAAACACCAGCAGCACGAGGACGCACGCGGTGTGCAGCGCGGTCGAGAACAGGACGTACAGGAGCGCCAGCGCCAACTGGCATAGAAACAGGAGGAACAGCACCGGCATGGACACGAGCCCGAACAGCGCGCGCGCGACTCCGGCCAGCCGGCCCGCCGCGCCGAGGCCGCCGGCAAAGGGCGCATGGAGCGCGGCCCAGGCGGGGCCGAAGGTCTCGCCGCCGATGCGTTTGAAGCCCCGGCCCGCATAAATCAGGCCCAGGGGCACGACCAGCAGCAGGGAAACAGGGGCGGACCAGCCCCGGTCATCCCGCGCCTCGCGCCACGCGCGCAGGGTCCAGACCACCTGCGTCTGGGCGTCCAACTGGAGCTTCCGGCGCGACGCGATGAGGGGCACGAGGTACATGGCGGTGAGCAGCGAGGCGAGCAGTGAATAGGTGACGGAGAGGGCCAAATCGCGGAAGAGCTGCCCCGCGATGCCCTCGACAAAGGTGATGGGCAGGAACACGCAGACCGTGGTCAGGGTGGATGCCAGCACGGCGCCGGACACCTCCCTGGTGCCGCGCTCGGCGGCGTCCAGGATGTCGTCGCCCTCCTCGCGGCAGCGGAAAATGCTCTCGAGCACCACGATCGAGTTGTCCACCAGCATGCCCACGCCCAGGGCCAGCCCGCCCAGGGACATGATGTTGAGCGAGACGCCCTGCATGAACATGGGCACGAACGTCGCCACCACGGAGATGGGGATGGCCACGCCGATGATCATGGTCGAGCGCACCTCGCGCAGGAACAGGAACAGGATGATCAGCGCGAGAAGACCGCCGTTCAGGGTGGCGTTCTGGACCTCGGTGATGGAGGCCACAATGAACCGGGACTGGTCGGAGATGAGGACCAGGTTCACGTCTTTGGGAAGGCGGCCCAGCAGGGTGCGTTTGGCGCTTTTCCGCACCCCCTCGCGGACCGACTGCTCCTTGCCGGACACCGCCTCGCGGGCGCGCTCCTGGGCGGCGTCCATGGTCTTGTAGTACTGCTCCATGAAAATCTCGGCAACGCCGGGCTTTCTGGGAATGTCCAGCAGGTCCTTGACCCGGTTGCAGACCCGGACCGTGTTCGCGTCGCCCTCCTTGTAAATCTCCAGCGCCACCACCTCGCGCCCGTTGATGTGGACGATGGTCGTGCGGTCCTTCACCCCCATGAACACGTCGGCGAAGTCGGACAGGCGGCGCAGCCCCCCGGGCGTGGCGACCAGGCTGCCGGCAATCTCCTCGACGGTGGCGAACTCGTTCAGGGTGCGGACGAGGTACTCCGTCTTCCCCTCGCGGAGCTGGCCGCCCGAAAGGTTGATGTTCTGCTGGGCGAGGCTCATCACCACGGTGTCCAGGGCCAGGCCGAGCCCCTTCAGCTTCTCCGCGTCCACCAGCACCTGCACCTCCTCCTCCTGCCCGCCCTTGATGGTCGCCTGCGCGATGCCCGGCTCGGCCTCCAGATCGCTCTTCAGGTGGCGCTCCGCCGCGTCGCGGATGCCCGTGAGCATCCGCGCCTCCTCGGCCTCGCTGGAAAACTCCTGCGAGGGCACGATGGCCACGCGCATGACGGGGTCGCGGGTCGGGTCATACCGCAGGATCACCGGCTTCTGGGTCACCTCGCGGGGCGGCTCGAAAAGATCGAGCCGGTCGCGCACGTCCTGCTGCGCGATGCTCATGTCGGTGCCCCAGGAGAACTCGAGCACAATCTCGGAAAGGCCCGGCGCCGACACACTGCTGATTTCCACCAGGCCGCTGACGATGCTCAGCATCTCCTCCAGGGGCCGGGTGACCAGTTTCTCCACGTCCTCGGGGGCCGCCCCCTCGTATTCGGTGCGCACCGTGAGGGTCGGGTAGGACATGTTCGGCATCAGGTTGATGGGAAGCTGCTGGTATGAGCGGAGGCCGAAAACCAGGATGGTGAGGAACAGCATCACCATCGTCACGGGACGGCGGATGGCGATGCGATAGTGCTGCTTGGGGGGGTCTGCCGTCTGCGTCATGGGTGCCTTCCGCCGCCGCCGCCCTGCCCCGGGCGGAAGCCGGATTGTTCCGCGCCGTGTCCCCTCAGGACGGGGACTGGGCGGCCTCCTGCCGTTTCCTGTCTTCCTCGGACTTCCTGCGGGCCGCTTCCAGCGCCTCGTCCGGG
This genomic stretch from Candidatus Hydrogenedentota bacterium harbors:
- a CDS encoding efflux RND transporter permease subunit; translated protein: MTQTADPPKQHYRIAIRRPVTMVMLFLTILVFGLRSYQQLPINLMPNMSYPTLTVRTEYEGAAPEDVEKLVTRPLEEMLSIVSGLVEISSVSAPGLSEIVLEFSWGTDMSIAQQDVRDRLDLFEPPREVTQKPVILRYDPTRDPVMRVAIVPSQEFSSEAEEARMLTGIRDAAERHLKSDLEAEPGIAQATIKGGQEEEVQVLVDAEKLKGLGLALDTVVMSLAQQNINLSGGQLREGKTEYLVRTLNEFATVEEIAGSLVATPGGLRRLSDFADVFMGVKDRTTIVHINGREVVALEIYKEGDANTVRVCNRVKDLLDIPRKPGVAEIFMEQYYKTMDAAQERAREAVSGKEQSVREGVRKSAKRTLLGRLPKDVNLVLISDQSRFIVASITEVQNATLNGGLLALIILFLFLREVRSTMIIGVAIPISVVATFVPMFMQGVSLNIMSLGGLALGVGMLVDNSIVVLESIFRCREEGDDILDAAERGTREVSGAVLASTLTTVCVFLPITFVEGIAGQLFRDLALSVTYSLLASLLTAMYLVPLIASRRKLQLDAQTQVVWTLRAWREARDDRGWSAPVSLLLVVPLGLIYAGRGFKRIGGETFGPAWAALHAPFAGGLGAAGRLAGVARALFGLVSMPVLFLLFLCQLALALLYVLFSTALHTACVLVLLVFLLARLLLMIILWPALFLFEKAFNGLRAGYAVSLRHALRFSAVFLLLSLVLAVHAGSVGARLGRELIPPMKQGEFGMRVEARAGTRLADMEARARRFEEILRSAPEVDTVTVEIGQEKSSTEANRGENIANFNVLLKNPDETAAFQDRITEELRAKVMTARTDEQITFTLPSLFSFKTAIELHVVGDDLAELRRVGGRAIEVISKIPGVKDTELSMKSGYPEVIIELDRELLAARGVSPGQIAQRLRTEVQGDVATRFSRAGEKVDIRVRTDRALLSSVEDLRRLSIADGFVPIPLSDVASITVREGPSEVRRVDQKQVVVIYANVEGRDLGAVSRDIDDAVRSVDRPDDFYFAQGGQNRELNTAYESLRFALLLAIFLVYVVMACQFESVIHPALVMFSIPLAFVGVVYALDYTGTSLSIMVFLGGIVLAGIVVNNAIVLVDYINQLRARGMSKRDAIVMAGTVRLRPILMTTLTTVLGLLPMLAATGEGAEMRRPMAITVMAGLSASTLLTLYIIPMVYDLFGGRAPKK